The sequence below is a genomic window from Acetivibrio clariflavus DSM 19732.
TTTGTCGATGAAATAAATGCCATTGGAAAAGAGTTTGAAATCCCGGTTATAGACGATTGTATTGAGGCTTTTGGAAGCGAGTATAAAGGAAAAAAGACCGGAAATTTAGGCACCGATGTAACTGTTTTTTCCTTTGGACCGGTGAGATTACCCAATACCATAGATGGCGGAGCTGTAATATTTAAAGATGAAAAACTGTATAAAAAAAGTTTACTTGTCCGGGATTTGGGAATTGACAGATCAAAGTTCAGAGATGAATTGGGAGAAATCAATCCGGAATGTGATATAACAACGGTAGGATACAATGCCACAATGGATGAAGTTAAAAGTTATATCGGAATACAGCAAATGAAAAACATAGAATGGATTTTAAAAAAACAAAGAGAAAATGCTGAAGCTTGGAATAGAAGTAATTTAGAACAGTTTGGGTTAAGACCAATCGTTAATGCTGATGCAAAACCTAATTATTGGGTCTATGGAACGCTTGCTGAGAATAAAAGAGAAGCAATAATTTTACTCAGAGAAAAAGGCTTTTATGCTTCAGGAGTTCATATAAACAACAATAGGTATAGTGTTTTTGGGGATAGTTGTAAATTGCCGGGT
It includes:
- a CDS encoding DegT/DnrJ/EryC1/StrS family aminotransferase — translated: MIPLYKPFMPELPELDEILRSGKLSYGKYGVEFEKSLKDFLGVKNLITVNTFGMALSVALSTLGIKAGDKVIASPMACLASTQPLLSMGIKVIWGDVEPSTGTLSPESVRKLIKHKPKAIINNHFCGFIGFVDEINAIGKEFEIPVIDDCIEAFGSEYKGKKTGNLGTDVTVFSFGPVRLPNTIDGGAVIFKDEKLYKKSLLVRDLGIDRSKFRDELGEINPECDITTVGYNATMDEVKSYIGIQQMKNIEWILKKQRENAEAWNRSNLEQFGLRPIVNADAKPNYWVYGTLAENKREAIILLREKGFYASGVHINNNRYSVFGDSCKLPGVDKFNNSFVALPSGWWVDGICI